The following proteins are encoded in a genomic region of Dokdonia donghaensis DSW-1:
- a CDS encoding fatty acid desaturase family protein, translating into METTIKFSRTDSAKFFRTLNKRVNNYFKENNIKRTGNWKLYLKAIIMFAIYLVPYFLFLTLDMPTWLQIVLTVVMGVGMAGIGMNVMHDGNHGSFSSKKWVNKLMGSSIYILAGNVYNWQVQHNVLHHTYTNIHGHDEDMEAGRVLRFSKHGKWHWAHKFQHYYSVFLYGLLTFNWALTTDFFQMKRYMKRKLSYGKLQSPAKQWSTLLITKTIYIAMWIVIPLVFIDLAWWKILIGFFIMHYTAGLILSIIFQLAHMVEDAHMPLPDETGTMKNTWAIHQLFTTVNFSTKNKIMNWFSGGLNHQVEHHIFPHISHVHYTKISKIVKETAQEFNLPYHEYKTTRKALVAHFSHLREMGMKPAISA; encoded by the coding sequence ATGGAGACTACTATAAAATTTTCTCGCACGGACTCTGCAAAGTTTTTCAGAACTTTAAATAAACGTGTAAACAACTACTTTAAAGAGAATAATATAAAACGCACAGGTAACTGGAAACTGTACCTTAAGGCAATCATTATGTTTGCCATTTACTTAGTTCCTTACTTTTTATTTTTAACGCTAGATATGCCTACCTGGCTTCAGATTGTCCTTACCGTTGTTATGGGTGTGGGTATGGCTGGTATAGGGATGAATGTAATGCACGATGGTAATCACGGTTCATTTTCTAGTAAAAAATGGGTAAACAAATTAATGGGAAGCAGTATTTACATACTAGCTGGTAATGTTTATAACTGGCAAGTACAACACAACGTGCTTCACCACACGTATACTAACATACACGGTCACGATGAAGATATGGAGGCTGGTCGCGTGCTACGTTTTTCAAAACACGGAAAATGGCACTGGGCACATAAGTTCCAGCATTACTACTCGGTGTTTTTATATGGTCTACTTACCTTTAACTGGGCACTTACTACAGATTTCTTCCAGATGAAACGTTATATGAAACGTAAATTATCTTACGGAAAACTACAGAGCCCTGCAAAACAGTGGAGCACACTACTTATTACAAAAACGATATACATCGCGATGTGGATTGTTATACCTCTTGTATTTATTGATCTTGCTTGGTGGAAAATTTTAATAGGCTTCTTTATTATGCACTATACGGCAGGTCTTATTTTGAGTATTATTTTCCAGCTTGCTCATATGGTAGAAGATGCACATATGCCGCTACCAGATGAGACAGGAACTATGAAAAATACTTGGGCAATACATCAGCTATTTACTACTGTAAATTTCTCAACTAAAAATAAGATTATGAACTGGTTTTCTGGAGGGTTAAACCACCAGGTGGAGCACCACATCTTCCCTCACATAAGCCACGTACACTATACTAAGATCAGTAAAATTGTAAAGGAGACAGCACAAGAGTTTAACCTACCTTACCACGAGTATAAAACTACTAGAAAGGCACTTGTCGCTCACTTTAGTCACTTACGCGAGATGGGAATGAAACCTGCGATTTCTGCATAG
- the rsmG gene encoding 16S rRNA (guanine(527)-N(7))-methyltransferase RsmG produces MDIILKYFPELTDTQIEQFSKLKDLYQDWNLKINVVSRKDIDEIYLRHVLHSLGVAKVQTFNPGASIMDVGTGGGFPGVPLAILHPEVNFHLVDSIGKKIKVVNEVVEGLGITNVKTTNDRVENVPGQYDFIVSRAVAQMETFVRWVRGHIAKKSNHELKNGILYLKGGDLTEELKKYTTTTIYDLPTFFEEDFFETKKVVHLPMKYKG; encoded by the coding sequence ATGGATATCATATTAAAATATTTTCCAGAACTAACAGATACTCAGATCGAGCAGTTCTCAAAACTGAAAGATTTATATCAAGATTGGAATCTCAAAATCAATGTAGTAAGTCGTAAAGATATAGATGAGATTTACTTACGTCACGTACTGCATTCACTAGGTGTAGCAAAAGTTCAAACCTTTAATCCTGGCGCCAGTATAATGGATGTTGGTACTGGAGGAGGCTTTCCTGGAGTACCACTTGCAATACTACACCCAGAAGTAAATTTTCACCTTGTAGATAGTATAGGTAAAAAGATAAAAGTAGTAAACGAGGTGGTAGAGGGTCTAGGTATCACAAACGTAAAAACCACAAACGACCGAGTAGAAAATGTACCTGGTCAGTATGATTTTATTGTGTCTAGAGCGGTAGCCCAAATGGAAACATTTGTAAGATGGGTGCGCGGGCACATTGCAAAAAAATCTAACCACGAGCTCAAAAACGGAATTTTATACCTCAAAGGAGGAGACCTCACAGAAGAACTTAAAAAGTATACCACGACTACTATTTATGATCTTCCCACATTCTTTGAAGAAGATTTCTTTGAAACAAAAAAGGTCGTTCACTTACCTATGAAGTATAAAGGATAA
- a CDS encoding RNA polymerase sigma factor, whose amino-acid sequence MKVIQFNNERQLIKKAIKGNRDAQRKLYDEHSPKMLSVCRYYIKDVHQAEEAMCNGFLKVFTKLDTYSGNGSFEGWIRKIMVRESISYLRAIKKLYFSEDGVVGNNDAINNIQTDLEVAHIQSLIDDLPEGYRVVFVMYAIEGYKHREIAKALGISESTSKSQLFKARKQLQAAVNKDLINNGTDELRR is encoded by the coding sequence ATGAAAGTCATACAATTTAATAACGAGCGACAACTCATAAAAAAAGCCATTAAAGGCAATAGAGATGCACAGCGCAAACTCTATGATGAGCACTCGCCAAAAATGCTGAGCGTCTGTCGTTATTATATAAAAGATGTACATCAAGCCGAAGAAGCAATGTGCAACGGTTTCTTAAAAGTATTTACAAAGCTAGACACCTACAGTGGTAACGGGAGTTTTGAAGGGTGGATACGCAAGATTATGGTGCGAGAAAGCATCTCATACCTAAGAGCTATAAAGAAGTTGTACTTCTCAGAAGATGGCGTGGTAGGAAATAATGATGCGATAAATAACATACAGACAGATCTTGAAGTGGCGCATATACAATCACTCATAGATGACCTGCCAGAAGGATATCGAGTCGTATTTGTAATGTATGCTATAGAAGGGTATAAGCACAGAGAGATAGCAAAAGCACTTGGGATTAGTGAGAGCACTTCAAAAAGCCAATTGTTTAAAGCGAGAAAGCAGTTACAAGCAGCGGTAAATAAAGATTTAATAAATAACGGTACAGATGAACTTAGAAGATAA
- a CDS encoding DUF5050 domain-containing protein: protein MKTIIKIIILLFMGFGATAQTPETIALGNPYGEITVIGNTLYRGGQGAQVGTYDLNTSDFTENIIGTGSGTNPHLRFAVNPTEENVYISEFGGPIYAAAITESNLTLIQQGATTGGEVLGMAISGNTVYYNTTAPQILRFQMNDPDSTQEVFFDPASILPIFNMIIANDVLYYSTQSDFEEPIDYQLFSLDITATNPTPQLVTTTPERAWTFVVEGDVLYIGSDQNNSVYTKDLSDSSAQEATLLRTLDLGNATNLYSIDAAGDFFYYSSTGQEGGIYRIALDNLSVSNATKTTLTVFPNPVESHLQLSGINAVTPYEIYSLDGKKVVSGDYLPNTSIDLEDLASGIYVLSLNGVHHIKVFKQ from the coding sequence ATGAAAACTATAATCAAGATTATAATACTATTATTTATGGGTTTTGGCGCGACCGCGCAAACTCCAGAAACGATAGCTCTAGGCAACCCTTATGGAGAGATTACCGTAATTGGAAACACGCTCTACCGTGGTGGTCAAGGAGCGCAAGTGGGAACGTATGATTTAAACACCTCAGATTTTACAGAGAACATTATCGGGACAGGTTCAGGTACAAATCCGCATTTACGATTTGCTGTAAACCCTACAGAAGAGAATGTGTATATCTCAGAGTTTGGAGGTCCGATCTATGCTGCAGCTATTACAGAGAGTAATCTTACTCTAATACAACAAGGAGCTACTACTGGTGGGGAGGTGCTAGGGATGGCTATTTCTGGGAATACAGTGTATTATAACACAACAGCTCCACAAATACTACGGTTTCAAATGAATGATCCAGATAGTACGCAGGAAGTATTCTTTGATCCAGCGAGCATATTGCCTATTTTTAATATGATCATAGCAAATGATGTGCTGTATTATAGTACACAGTCAGACTTTGAAGAGCCTATAGATTATCAACTATTTTCATTAGATATTACAGCCACAAACCCTACTCCACAATTAGTGACTACCACACCAGAGCGTGCTTGGACGTTTGTAGTTGAGGGTGATGTATTATACATAGGTAGCGACCAGAATAATAGTGTGTATACAAAAGACCTTTCTGATAGTAGTGCGCAAGAAGCAACGTTACTTAGAACCTTAGACCTAGGTAATGCTACAAATCTATATAGTATAGATGCAGCGGGTGATTTTTTCTATTATTCAAGTACTGGTCAAGAGGGAGGTATCTATAGAATAGCATTAGATAATTTATCTGTAAGTAATGCTACAAAAACCACTCTTACTGTATTTCCTAATCCTGTAGAAAGCCACTTACAACTCTCAGGAATTAATGCAGTGACTCCATATGAAATCTATAGTCTTGATGGTAAAAAAGTAGTGTCTGGAGATTATTTGCCAAATACATCAATAGATTTGGAGGATTTAGCTTCAGGTATATATGTATTAAGTCTAAATGGAGTGCATCATATCAAAGTTTTTAAGCAGTAA
- the dnaG gene encoding DNA primase: MISKETIDKVFETARVEEVIGDFVNLKKSGSNFKGLSPFSDERTPSFMVSPVKQIWKDFSTGKGGSAVSFLMEHEHFSYPEAIKYLAKKYNIEVEETERTDEQKEAANERESMYLVSEYARDYFHKTMLNSEQGKAIGLSYFKERGFIAATIEKFQLGYNPDQWDAFTSEAIRQGYKLDYLEKTGLSIVKEEKQFDRFKGRVMFPIHSMSGRVLGFGGRILDSSKKAAKYLNSPESDIYHKSKVLYGIYYAKQAIAKEDNCYLVEGYTDVIQMFQSGIENVVSSSGTALTPEQIRLINRLTKNITVLFDGDAAGQRAALRGIDLILEQGMNVRVCSFPEGEDPDSFSRKHSKEEIVAFFDENAKDFIQYKANLLVEEAAGDPVKKADTVRDMVESISKIPDAIKQEIYVQECARIMEVSETVLYNTLAQILKKDKKEAVKQYRGNQSQSPPPEYMSVVPDEMPNAVEKVNVLYELERKLIESLLLYGQVEEDFEDLVLKENEDGSLGLVPEVHKLRVFEKIYLDLQDDEVEFTNDLFKVLYVRIVEQMNLNDNFQIQNFINELAPEEASEISNIVLNDEKYELHRWDTREVYVRKKETSIAQFVSETVLSLRKYLITQKIKELMEETQGSSNNQEIIKDILDYQSLNTLLGNKLGRVLSV, translated from the coding sequence TTGATATCAAAAGAAACCATAGACAAAGTTTTTGAAACCGCCCGTGTAGAGGAGGTGATAGGTGATTTTGTAAATCTTAAAAAATCTGGATCAAATTTTAAAGGCCTCTCTCCATTTTCTGACGAGCGTACGCCTAGTTTTATGGTGAGTCCTGTAAAACAAATTTGGAAAGATTTTTCTACTGGTAAAGGAGGTTCGGCGGTTTCATTTTTGATGGAACACGAGCACTTTAGCTATCCAGAAGCGATAAAATACCTAGCCAAAAAGTACAACATTGAGGTAGAAGAAACAGAGCGCACAGACGAGCAAAAGGAGGCTGCAAATGAGCGTGAGAGTATGTATCTCGTGAGTGAGTATGCTCGTGATTACTTCCATAAAACGATGCTCAACTCAGAGCAGGGTAAGGCTATAGGTCTTTCATATTTTAAAGAACGCGGGTTTATTGCAGCGACTATTGAAAAATTTCAGCTAGGGTATAATCCAGATCAATGGGATGCTTTTACGAGTGAGGCAATACGTCAAGGTTACAAACTAGATTACTTAGAAAAGACAGGACTCTCTATAGTTAAGGAGGAGAAGCAATTTGACCGTTTTAAAGGGCGTGTGATGTTTCCTATACACTCTATGAGTGGTCGTGTGCTAGGTTTTGGAGGTAGAATATTAGATAGTAGTAAGAAAGCAGCAAAGTATCTCAACTCGCCAGAGAGTGACATTTACCATAAGAGTAAAGTGCTGTATGGTATTTACTATGCAAAGCAAGCTATTGCAAAGGAGGATAACTGTTACCTGGTAGAAGGGTATACAGATGTGATACAAATGTTTCAGTCTGGTATTGAGAATGTAGTTTCTTCTTCTGGAACGGCACTTACACCAGAGCAAATACGATTAATAAATAGACTTACTAAAAATATAACGGTTCTTTTTGATGGTGATGCTGCGGGACAGCGTGCTGCACTACGAGGGATTGATTTAATTCTCGAGCAGGGAATGAATGTGAGGGTTTGCTCCTTTCCTGAGGGGGAAGATCCAGACTCATTTTCGCGAAAGCATAGTAAAGAAGAAATCGTTGCTTTTTTTGATGAAAATGCAAAAGACTTTATACAGTACAAAGCAAACCTACTTGTAGAAGAAGCGGCTGGTGATCCTGTAAAAAAAGCAGATACTGTGCGTGATATGGTAGAGAGTATTTCTAAAATACCTGACGCCATAAAGCAAGAAATTTATGTGCAAGAGTGTGCGCGTATAATGGAGGTCTCTGAGACTGTGTTGTATAATACGCTTGCTCAAATACTCAAGAAAGATAAAAAGGAGGCTGTAAAACAATATAGAGGTAATCAATCTCAATCACCACCACCTGAATATATGTCTGTGGTGCCAGACGAGATGCCTAATGCTGTCGAGAAAGTTAATGTGTTATATGAGCTTGAGCGCAAGCTTATAGAGTCATTGCTTTTATACGGGCAGGTGGAAGAAGATTTTGAAGATCTTGTTCTTAAAGAAAATGAAGATGGCTCACTAGGCCTAGTACCAGAGGTTCATAAACTTAGGGTTTTTGAAAAAATCTATTTAGACCTACAAGATGATGAGGTAGAGTTTACAAACGACCTTTTTAAGGTCTTGTATGTGAGAATAGTGGAGCAAATGAATTTAAATGATAATTTTCAAATTCAAAACTTCATCAATGAGCTCGCTCCAGAAGAAGCAAGTGAGATTTCTAACATCGTTCTTAATGATGAGAAGTATGAGCTACACCGCTGGGATACACGAGAGGTGTATGTACGTAAAAAAGAGACCTCAATAGCTCAGTTTGTATCAGAAACTGTGCTTAGTTTACGTAAATACCTTATCACCCAGAAGATAAAAGAGCTTATGGAGGAGACACAAGGAAGCTCTAATAATCAGGAGATTATTAAAGACATTCTTGATTACCAATCGCTCAATACCTTGCTGGGTAATAAACTGGGCCGAGTGCTGTCGGTCTAG
- a CDS encoding response regulator, which produces MNKVLIADHHPITRKGISSILQSEGHYDIIGYVKDGNNLLNTLTTTEVDILILEIDIPNLNSITALKAIKREFPHIKILVLSCHPEEMYALSAIKYGASGYVAKTADVERIVNAITQVQKGGIYLNEALSQRLVNDGNATQGLAYKYKKLSSREIEVLNLLSNGKRNKEIAADLDINEKTVSTYKMRLLKKLEAQNVAELIKHARLLQSSHI; this is translated from the coding sequence ATGAACAAAGTACTAATAGCAGATCATCACCCGATCACACGAAAGGGTATTTCCTCTATTCTACAATCCGAAGGTCATTATGACATTATAGGTTATGTAAAAGATGGAAATAACCTTCTGAACACCTTGACCACAACCGAGGTGGATATCCTCATTCTTGAAATCGATATCCCTAACCTAAATAGTATAACTGCCCTAAAAGCAATTAAGAGAGAGTTCCCCCATATCAAGATACTCGTTTTAAGCTGTCATCCCGAGGAGATGTATGCTCTAAGCGCTATCAAATATGGAGCCTCTGGATATGTTGCAAAAACAGCAGATGTAGAGCGTATTGTAAACGCCATTACACAAGTTCAAAAAGGTGGTATATACCTTAATGAAGCTTTAAGCCAGCGACTTGTAAATGATGGTAATGCTACGCAAGGTTTAGCATATAAGTATAAAAAACTCTCAAGTAGAGAGATCGAAGTTCTCAACCTCTTATCTAATGGTAAGCGCAACAAAGAAATTGCCGCCGACCTAGATATTAACGAGAAAACCGTAAGTACTTATAAGATGCGATTACTCAAAAAACTAGAAGCACAAAATGTGGCAGAGCTCATAAAGCACGCACGTTTATTGCAGAGTAGTCATATCTAG
- the nadE gene encoding NAD(+) synthase — translation MQTEKVVDHIVNWLKEYATNARMNGFVVGISGGIDSALTSTLCAKTGLRVLCVEMPIHQDERQVTRAKEHIKQLKERFANVTDVEVNLTDTFEQMKKAVPAVEMSEQLNLSLANTRARLRMSTLYYFAGLHKYLVAGTGNKVEDFGVGFYTKYGDGGVDLSPIADLMKSEVYACAVHVGVPESIQKAAPTDGLWGDDRTDEDQIGATYDQLEWAMQQDDNGGKSDNWTDEQHRVFKLYKKLNTANLHKMNPIPVCEIPVSLK, via the coding sequence ATGCAAACCGAAAAAGTAGTAGATCACATCGTAAACTGGTTAAAAGAATATGCAACTAATGCGAGAATGAATGGTTTTGTAGTAGGCATAAGTGGTGGTATAGATAGTGCACTCACCTCGACATTATGTGCAAAAACTGGACTTAGGGTACTTTGTGTAGAGATGCCTATACATCAAGATGAGCGTCAAGTTACACGTGCAAAAGAACACATCAAACAACTTAAAGAAAGATTTGCAAACGTGACAGACGTGGAGGTTAACCTTACCGATACCTTTGAGCAAATGAAAAAAGCTGTGCCCGCAGTAGAGATGAGCGAGCAACTTAATCTAAGTCTAGCAAATACGAGAGCTAGACTACGTATGAGTACTTTGTATTACTTTGCTGGGTTACACAAATACCTTGTCGCTGGTACAGGTAATAAGGTAGAAGACTTTGGCGTAGGCTTTTATACAAAATATGGTGATGGAGGCGTAGACTTAAGCCCTATTGCAGATTTAATGAAATCTGAAGTGTATGCCTGTGCTGTACACGTAGGTGTTCCTGAGAGTATACAAAAAGCCGCTCCTACAGATGGATTATGGGGAGATGACCGCACAGACGAAGATCAAATAGGAGCAACATATGACCAGCTAGAATGGGCAATGCAGCAAGATGACAATGGTGGAAAATCTGACAACTGGACAGATGAGCAACATAGAGTATTTAAGCTTTATAAAAAATTAAATACAGCAAATCTTCATAAAATGAACCCGATTCCGGTGTGCGAAATACCCGTTAGTCTTAAATAA
- the gldB gene encoding gliding motility lipoprotein GldB, producing MNYKDTNSMNKMLVLLVMLGLVTGCAEISKEEAAIEAIELDMEVRRFDQLFAKSTINELDNLKGEFPYLFSKKYPDEYWAQRFKDTIQIEINEELAKTYPDFSQEEEQLENLFRHIVYYFPETTVPKVVTLASEVDYRNKVVLADSLLLIGLDTYLGTDHHFYIGIPKFQSKNFRKEQIAVDVAAAFANQKVSKPRTQDFLSEMIYEGKKLYLMKTLLGETPLQEVFGYTESELTFAQENEMNIWEFFIKNELLYDTDKKLLSRFIDPAPFSKFYLSFDNETPGRIGRFIGYEIVASYMSKNDISLKALLNQDATTIFANAKYKP from the coding sequence ATGAATTATAAAGATACAAACTCTATGAATAAAATGCTTGTGCTTTTAGTAATGCTAGGTCTAGTAACCGGCTGCGCTGAAATTTCAAAAGAGGAGGCCGCTATAGAAGCTATTGAGTTAGATATGGAGGTGCGACGCTTTGACCAGTTGTTTGCAAAGTCTACAATAAATGAGCTAGATAATTTAAAAGGGGAGTTTCCTTATTTGTTCTCAAAAAAATATCCAGATGAGTACTGGGCGCAGCGCTTTAAAGATACCATCCAGATTGAAATTAATGAAGAGCTGGCAAAGACATATCCAGATTTTAGTCAAGAAGAGGAGCAGTTAGAAAATCTATTTCGTCATATAGTTTATTACTTTCCAGAGACTACTGTGCCTAAGGTAGTAACGCTTGCTTCTGAGGTAGATTATAGAAATAAAGTTGTGCTGGCAGATAGTCTTCTCCTTATAGGTCTAGATACCTACCTAGGTACAGATCACCATTTTTATATAGGTATTCCTAAATTTCAAAGTAAAAACTTTAGAAAGGAGCAAATAGCAGTAGATGTTGCTGCAGCATTTGCAAATCAAAAAGTAAGTAAGCCACGCACTCAAGATTTTCTTTCAGAAATGATTTATGAGGGAAAAAAGCTGTATTTAATGAAAACCTTATTAGGAGAAACCCCGCTTCAAGAGGTTTTTGGGTATACAGAAAGTGAGCTCACCTTTGCACAAGAAAACGAGATGAATATCTGGGAGTTCTTTATTAAAAATGAACTGCTTTATGACACAGATAAAAAATTGCTTAGTCGTTTTATAGATCCTGCTCCTTTCTCAAAGTTTTATCTATCCTTTGATAATGAAACACCTGGGCGCATAGGGAGATTTATAGGTTATGAGATTGTTGCGTCATATATGTCTAAAAATGATATATCGCTTAAAGCGCTATTGAATCAAGATGCAACTACTATCTTTGCAAACGCAAAATATAAACCCTAA
- the gldC gene encoding gliding motility protein GldC: MAKNIKSDIKISIELDENRVPEKMAWTARDGGVANEEAKAMLLSLWDPNQKETVRIDLWTKDMPVDEMQQFFHQVLVGMTDSFKRATNDEKMADTMKDFTDYFAEHLNLKEK; the protein is encoded by the coding sequence ATGGCAAAAAACATAAAATCTGATATAAAAATTTCTATTGAGCTTGATGAAAATCGTGTGCCAGAAAAAATGGCGTGGACAGCTCGTGATGGAGGAGTGGCAAATGAGGAGGCAAAAGCGATGCTACTCTCTCTGTGGGATCCTAACCAGAAAGAAACTGTACGTATAGATTTATGGACCAAGGATATGCCAGTAGATGAGATGCAGCAGTTTTTTCATCAAGTGCTTGTAGGGATGACAGACTCTTTTAAACGTGCTACAAATGATGAGAAAATGGCAGATACGATGAAAGATTTTACAGATTACTTTGCAGAGCACCTTAACTTAAAGGAGAAGTAA
- the yihA gene encoding ribosome biogenesis GTP-binding protein YihA/YsxC encodes MKIKSATFVVSNSEVSKCPNTRIPEYAFIGRSNVGKSSLINMLTNRKSLAKTSGRPGKTQLINHFLINENWHLVDLPGYGYARVSKKDKKYFQKFITDYFEQREQMISAFVLVDCRHEPQKIDMEFMEYMGEKEIPFSIIFTKADKLRPQALERNIEEYKRIMLEGVWWEFPNYFISSSSDGTGQDEILNYIEEINSNLKN; translated from the coding sequence ATGAAAATAAAGTCTGCCACATTTGTAGTAAGTAATTCTGAGGTATCAAAATGCCCTAACACGCGCATACCAGAATACGCCTTTATAGGCCGCTCTAATGTAGGTAAGTCTTCACTTATAAATATGCTTACTAACCGTAAGAGTCTTGCCAAAACTTCTGGAAGACCAGGAAAAACGCAGCTTATTAATCACTTTTTAATAAACGAAAACTGGCACCTAGTTGATTTACCTGGTTATGGTTATGCTCGAGTATCAAAAAAAGATAAGAAGTATTTTCAAAAATTTATTACAGACTATTTTGAGCAACGCGAGCAAATGATCTCTGCTTTTGTCCTGGTAGATTGCCGCCACGAGCCTCAAAAAATAGATATGGAGTTTATGGAGTATATGGGTGAGAAGGAAATCCCTTTTTCCATCATATTTACTAAGGCAGACAAGCTTCGACCACAAGCTCTAGAACGCAATATAGAAGAGTACAAACGTATTATGCTTGAGGGTGTATGGTGGGAGTTTCCTAACTACTTTATAAGCAGCTCAAGTGATGGAACCGGGCAAGATGAAATTTTAAACTACATTGAGGAGATAAACAGCAATCTCAAAAATTAA
- a CDS encoding alpha/beta fold hydrolase has product MTHDLITEGDFTYLEKGEGTPIIILHGLMGGLSNFDEVTSHFSENGYKVVIPELPVYTMPLLKTGVKSFASYLNDFIKMKGYKEVILLGNSMGGHVGLYHTKMAPETVKALVITGSSGLYESAMGESYPKRGDYEYIKQKAQGVFYNPDCATKEIVDEVYDTVNDRNKLLKTLAIAKSAIRHNMAQDLPEMKTPTCIIWGKQDGVTPPEVAEDFNKLLPDSDLFWIDECGHAAMMEKPKEFNDILLKWLKERGF; this is encoded by the coding sequence ATGACACACGACTTAATTACTGAAGGAGATTTTACCTATCTAGAGAAAGGCGAAGGCACACCAATTATTATCTTACACGGGTTAATGGGAGGCTTAAGCAACTTTGATGAGGTGACTTCTCATTTTTCGGAAAATGGGTACAAGGTGGTTATCCCAGAACTACCAGTTTATACAATGCCGCTTCTTAAGACTGGCGTAAAATCTTTTGCTTCATACCTGAACGATTTTATAAAAATGAAAGGGTATAAAGAAGTAATATTATTAGGTAACTCTATGGGAGGTCACGTGGGTCTTTATCATACAAAGATGGCTCCAGAAACCGTAAAAGCACTGGTTATCACAGGAAGCTCTGGTCTTTATGAGAGCGCAATGGGAGAAAGCTACCCTAAGCGTGGTGATTATGAGTACATCAAGCAAAAGGCACAAGGCGTTTTTTACAACCCTGACTGCGCTACAAAAGAAATTGTAGACGAAGTGTATGATACTGTAAATGACCGTAACAAGCTTCTTAAAACGCTTGCTATTGCAAAGAGTGCTATACGTCACAATATGGCGCAAGATCTTCCAGAGATGAAGACACCTACGTGCATCATCTGGGGAAAACAAGATGGTGTCACTCCACCAGAAGTTGCCGAAGATTTTAATAAATTGCTCCCAGATTCAGATCTATTTTGGATAGATGAGTGTGGTCACGCGGCAATGATGGAAAAGCCTAAGGAGTTTAACGACATACTTCTTAAGTGGCTCAAAGAAAGAGGTTTTTAA
- the mraZ gene encoding division/cell wall cluster transcriptional repressor MraZ, whose amino-acid sequence MINLIGTYECKIDAKGRLMLPQAFKKQLAPILQDGFVLKRAVFQKCLELYPIAEWNVLSAKVNKLNRFKKKNDEFIRRFNAGVKPVEVDGTGRILVSKDLGSFAKLEKSIVVNAAFNILEIWDKDLYEKAIDEAAVDFADLAEEVMGDSDIPDGLS is encoded by the coding sequence GTGATTAATCTCATTGGAACATACGAATGTAAAATAGACGCCAAAGGCCGCCTTATGCTGCCTCAAGCGTTTAAAAAGCAGCTGGCGCCTATCCTTCAGGATGGTTTTGTGCTTAAGCGTGCTGTGTTTCAAAAGTGTCTTGAGTTGTACCCTATTGCAGAGTGGAATGTGCTAAGCGCAAAAGTGAATAAGCTTAATCGTTTTAAAAAAAAGAACGATGAGTTTATACGTCGTTTTAATGCAGGTGTAAAGCCTGTAGAGGTAGACGGTACGGGTAGGATTCTTGTGTCTAAGGATTTGGGAAGTTTTGCAAAGCTTGAGAAATCTATCGTAGTAAATGCTGCGTTTAACATTCTTGAGATTTGGGATAAAGATTTATATGAAAAAGCCATTGACGAGGCGGCAGTAGACTTTGCAGATCTAGCCGAGGAGGTAATGGGAGATAGCGATATACCAGATGGATTATCATAA